A stretch of the Medicago truncatula cultivar Jemalong A17 chromosome 5, MtrunA17r5.0-ANR, whole genome shotgun sequence genome encodes the following:
- the LOC11405800 gene encoding protein PIN-LIKES 7, producing MGFVQLLEVASMPVIQVLLVSALGAFMATQYFNNLLSPDFRKSLNKVAFFIFTPSLIFSSFAKSVSLQDMISWWFMPVNVGLTFLIGGILGWLLVKLLRPNLKVEGLIIAACSSGNMGGLPVVIIPAICNEKGGPFGARDVCHSNALSYASFSMALGGIFLWTYTYQTIRSISLRFKALEAAETIKTPNKDLEGNVDTPLLKGKDDENTVIEVAPLSYIEDSESQIVNEQDQSHESNKEKQSFFKRMIDVLTHLLAELISPPAISVFFGFLFGAVAWLRNLIIGDNAPFRVIQSTLELLGNGTIPCITLLLGGNLTAGLKSSSVKPLTLICIIITRLFVLPVIGLFIVKAAANYGFLPVDPLFQYTLVMQYAMPPAMSISTMAQVFDVGNEECSVILLWAYSAAAIALTAWSTFLLWLLSY from the exons ATGGGttttgtacaacttttggaAGTGGCTTCTATGCCAGTTATTCAAGTCTTACTTGTTAGTGCATTGGGGGCTTTTATGGCTACTCAGTATTTCAACAATCTTCTTTCACCAGATTTTAGGAAATCCTTGAACAAG GTTGCATTCTTTATATTCACTCCttcacttatattttcaagttttGCTAAAAGTGTTTCACTTCAAGATATGATATCATG GTGGTTTATGCCTGTTAATGTTGGACTCACCTTCTTAATTGGAGGGATTTTAGGATGGTTATTAGTAAAATTACTAAGACCTAACTTGAAAGTAGAAGGTCTTATTATTGCTGCTTGTTCATCAG GAAACATGGGAGGCTTGCCAGTTGTAATTATCCCAGCAATATGTAATGAGAAAGGAGGTCCATTTGGTGCACGCGATGTATGCCACAGCAATGCACTCTCATATGCATCTTTCTCTATGGCA CTTGGTGGTATTTTCTTATGGACCTATACTTATCAAACTATAAGAAGCATCTCATTGAGATTTAAGGCACTTGAGGCTGCTGAGACCATAAAGACACCAAACAAAGATCTTGAAGGAAATGTAGATACTCCCCTTCTAAAGGGAAAAGACGATGAAAACACCGTGATAGAAGTGGCACCGTTGAGTTATATTGAAGACTCTGAAAGCCAAATC GTTAATGAACAAGATCAGTCTCATGAATCGAATAAGGagaaacaatcattttttaaaagaatgatAGATGTTCTAACTCATCTTCTAGCGGAATTAATATCACCACCAGCAATTTCTGTA TTTTTCGGTTTCCTCTTTGGTGCGGTTGCATGGTTAAGGAACTTGATAATTGGAGACAATGCTCCATTTAGAGTAATCCAAAGCACTCTTGAATTACTTGG AAATGGAACAATTCCTTGCATCACACTTTTGCTTGGTGGTAACCTCACTGCAGGCTTGAAATCATCAAGTGTAAAACCATTGACTCTCATCTGCATCATCATAACTCGGCTTTTCGTACTGCCTGTTATTGGATTATTTATTGTGAAAGCTGCGGCTAATTACGGCTTTCTCCCAGTGGATCCTTTGTTTCAATATACATTGGTGATGCAGTATGCAATGCCACCAGCAATGAGTATTA GTACAATGGCTCAGGTGTTTGATGTAGGAAATGAAGAATGTTCAGTTATTCTGTTGTGGGCATATAGTGCTGCAGCCATTGCTCTCACCGCTTGGTCAACATTCCTCTTGTGGCTATTATCTTATTGA
- the LOC11415529 gene encoding protein PIN-LIKES 7, whose product MGFVQLLEVASMPVIQVLLVSALGAFMATQYFNNLLSPDFRKSLNKVVFFIFTPSLIFSSFAKSVSLQDMISWWFMPVNVGLTFLIGGILGWLLVKLLRPNLKVEGLIIAACSSGNMGNLPIVIIPAICDEKGGPFGARDVCRSNALSYASFSMALGGIFVWTYTFQTIRSSSLRFKALEAAEILKAPNKDLEGNVETPLLKGKDDENAVIEVLPSSYIEDSESQIVNEQDQSHESKKEKQSFFKRIIEVVTHLLAELISPPAISIFFGFLFGAVAWLRKLIIGDNAPFRVIQSTLELLGNGTIPCITLLLGGNLTAGLKSSSVKPLTLICIIITRLFLLPVIGLFIVKAAASYGFLPVDPLFQYTLVMQYAMPPAMNISTMAQLFDVGNEECSVILLWTYSAAAIALTAWSTFLLWLLSY is encoded by the exons atgggttttgtacaacttttggaAGTGGCTTCTATGCCAGTTATTCAAGTCTTACTTGTTAGTGCATTGGGAGCTTTCATGGCCACTCAGTATTTCAATAATCTTCTTTCACCAGATTTTAGGAAATCCTTGAACAAG GTTGTATTCTTTATATTCACTCCTTctcttatattttcaagttttGCCAAAAGTGTTTCACTTCAAGATATGATATCATG GTGGTTTATGCCTGTTAATGTTGGACTCACCTTCTTAATTGGAGGGATTTTAGGATGGTTATTAGTAAAATTACTAAGACCTAACTTGAAAGTAGAAGGTCTTATTATTGCTGCTTGTTCATCAG GAAACATGGGAAACTTGCCAATTGTAATCATCCCAGCAATATGTGATGAGAAAGGAGGTCCATTTGGTGCACGTGATGTTTGTCGCAGTAATGCACTCTCATATGCATCTTTCTCTATGGCA CTTGGTGGTATTTTCGTATGGACCTATACTTTTCAAACTATAAGAAGCAGCTCATTGAGATTTAAGGCACTTGAGGCTGCTGAGATCCTAAAGGCACCAAACAAAGATCTTGAAGGAAATGTAGAAACTCCCCTTCTAAAGGGAAAAGACGATGAAAACGCCGTGATAGAAGTGTTACCGTCGAGTTATATTGAAGACTCTGAAAGCCAAATT GTTAATGAACAAGATCAGTCTCATGAGTCGAAGAAGGagaaacaatcattttttaaaagaataatagaAGTTGTAACTCATCTTCTAGCAGAACTAATATCACCTCCAGCAATTTCTATA TTTTTCGGTTTCCTCTTTGGAGCGGTTGCATGGTTAAGGAAGTTAATAATTGGAGACAATGCTCCATTTAGAGTAATCCAAAGCACTCTTGAATTACTTGG GAACGGAACAATTCCTTGCATCACGCTTTTGCTTGGTGGTAACCTCACGGCAGGCTTGAAATCATCAAGTGTAAAACCATTGACACTCATCTGCATCATCATAACCCGGCTTTTCCTGCTACCTGTTATTGGATTGTTTATTGTGAAAGCCGCGGCTAGTTACGGCTTTCTCCCAGTGGATCCTTTGTTTCAGTATACATTGGTGATGCAGTATGCAATGCCACCAGCAATGAATATTA GTACAATGGCTCAGCTGTTTGATGTAGGAAATGAAGAGTGTTCAGTTATTCTGTTGTGGACATATAGTGCTGCAGCCATAGCTCTCACTGCTTGGTCAACATTTCTCCTGTGGCTGTTATCTTATTGA
- the LOC11415530 gene encoding protein PIN-LIKES 7: MGFLQLLEVASMPVIQVLLISALGAFMATQYFNNLLSPDFRKSLNKVVFIVFTPSLVFASFAKSVSLEDMISWWFMPVNVGLTFLIGGILGWILVKLLRPNLKVEGLIIASCSSGNMGNLPIVIIPAICNEKGGPFGARDVCHSNALSYASFSMALGGIFIWTYTYQTIKSRSLKFKALEAAEILKAPNKDLDGNADTPLLKGKDNENTAIEVSPSSYIEDSESQIIDEQDQSIVLKKEKQSFFNRMIEVLSHLLAELMSPPAIATFFGFLFGAVAWLRNLIIGDNAPFSVIQDTLELLGNGTIPCITLLLGGNLTAGLKSSSVKPLTLISIIITRLFVLPVIGLFIVKAVASFGILPVDPLFQYTLVMQYAMPPAMNISTMAQLFDVGNEECSVILLWTYSAAAIALTSWSTFLLWLLS, translated from the exons atgGGTTTTCTACAACTTTTGGAAGTGGCTTCCATGCCAGTTATTCAAGTCCTACTTATTAGTGCATTGGGAGCTTTCATGGCTACTCAGTATTTCAACAATCTTCTTTCACCAGATTTTAGGAAATCCTTGAACAAG GTTGTGTTCATTGTATTCACTCCTTCACTCGTGTTTGCAAGTTTTGCAAAGAGTGTTTCGCTTGAAGATATGATATCATG GTGGTTTATGCCTGTTAATGTTGGACTCACCTTCTTGATTGGAGGGATTTTAGGATGGATATTGGTAAAATTACTAAGGCCTAATTTGAAAGTGGAAGGTCTTATTattgcttcatgttcatcag GAAACATGGGTAACCTACCTATTGTAATTATCCCAGCAATATGTAATGAGAAAGGAGGTCCGTTTGGTGCACGCGATGTTTGCCACAGTAATGCACTCTCGTATGCATCTTTCTCTATGGCA CTTGGTGGTATCTTCATATGGACCTATACTTATCAAACTATAAAAAGCAGATCATTGAAATTTAAGGCACTTGAGGCTGCTGAGATCCTAAAGGCACCAAACAAAGATCTTGATGGTAATGCAGATACTCCCCTTCTAAAGGGAAAAGACAATGAAAATACAGCGATTGAAGTGTCACCATCGAGTTATATTGAAGACTCTGAAAGTCAAATT ATTGATGAACAAGATCAGTCAATTGTATTGAAGAAGGAGAAACAATCATTTTTCAATAGAATGATAGAAGTTCTAAGTCATCTTCTAGCAGAACTAATGTCACCACCAGCAATTGCTACA TTTTTCGGTTTCCTCTTCGGCGCGGTTGCATGGTTAAGAAACCTAATAATCGGTGACAATGCTCCATTTAGTGTTATCCAAGACACTCTTGAATTACTTGG GAATGGAACAATTCCCTGCATCACCCTTTTACTAGGTGGTAACCTCACTGCAGGGTTGAAATCATCAAGTGTAAAACCATTGACACTGATCAGCATCATTATAACTAGGCTTTTCGTACTACCTGTTATTGGATTGTTTATTGTGAAAGCCGTGGCGAGTTTCGGCATTCTCCCAGTGGATCCTTTGTTTCAGTACACTTTGGTGATGCAGTATGCAATGCCACCAGCAATGAACATTA GTACAATGGCTCAGCTGTTTGATGTAGGAAATGAAGAGTGTTCAGTTATTCTGTTGTGGACATATAGTGCTGCAGCCATAGCTCTCACTTCTTGGTCAACATTTCTGCTCTGGCTATTATCTTAA